A DNA window from Vigna radiata var. radiata cultivar VC1973A unplaced genomic scaffold, Vradiata_ver6 scaffold_198, whole genome shotgun sequence contains the following coding sequences:
- the LOC106779246 gene encoding U-box domain-containing protein 17, protein MESERRTVRTLVSKLSSVSEAARVDALCQLRLMSKQDPQTRPVISEAGAIPYIAETLYSSSHTSQENAAATLLNLSITEKEPLMSTRGVLDAIAHVISHHATTSSPAAVQSAAATIHSLLSSVDAYRPVVGSKREIVYSLVDILRCHVSSPPRTIKDALKALFAIALHPLNRATMINLGVVPALFSLVVKDGRVGIVEDATAVVAQVAGCEDAAEAFRKASGGLGVLADLLDLATAASMRTKENAVSALLNLVRCGGEKVAADVRDAVAFGALDGIRDVRDGGSAKGRTKAAELLKVLLGESNGTVDVALSSDNCSSFGSSRNHDSD, encoded by the coding sequence ATGGAATCTGAGCGCCGCACTGTCCGAACCCTAGTCTCGAAGCTCAGCTCCGTCTCCGAAGCCGCTCGCGTCGATGCCCTCTGCCAGCTTCGCCTCATGTCCAAGCAGGACCCGCAAACCCGACCCGTAATCTCCGAAGCTGGCGCAATCCCTTATATAGCGGAAACCCTCTACTCTTCCTCTCACACTTCCCAAGAGAACGCAGCGGCCACGCTGCTCAACCTCTCAATCACCGAGAAGGAGCCTCTCATGTCGACGCGTGGCGTCCTCGACGCGATCGCCCACGTGATCTCGCACCACGCCACCACCTCATCTCCCGCCGCCGTACAGTCCGCTGCCGCTACCATACACAGCCTCCTCTCATCTGTCGACGCTTACCGTCCCGTCGTCGGCTCGAAGCGCGAGATCGTGTACTCGCTCGTCGATATCCTCCGTTGCCATGTGTCCTCACCTCCGCGCACGATCAAGGACGCGCTCAAGGCGCTCTTCGCCATCGCGCTCCACCCGCTCAACCGCGCCACGATGATCAACCTCGGCGTGGTTCCCGCGCTTTTTTCGCTCGTCGTTAAGGACGGTAGGGTCGGCATCGTGGAGGACGCGACGGCGGTGGTTGCGCAGGTTGCGGGATGTGAAGATGCGGCCGAGGCCTTCCGTAAAGCATCTGGCGGCCTCGGCGTGCTCGCCGACCTTCTTGACCTCGCCACTGCCGCCAGCATGCGCACCAAGGAGAATGCCGTCTCAGCTCTCCTTAATCTTGTGCGCTGCGGTGGGGAGAAGGTCGCCGCGGATGTGCGCGACGCAGTGGCCTTCGGAGCACTGGACGGAATTAGGGACGTTAGGGACGGCGGCAGTGCCAAGGGGAGGACGAAGGCCGCGGAATTGTTGAAGGTCTTGCTCGGTGAGAGCAATGGCACTGTCGATGTGGCGTTGAGTAGTGATAACTGTTCTTCCTTTGGTTCCTCGAGGAATCATGATTCGGATTGA
- the LOC106779257 gene encoding trihelix transcription factor ASIL1-like: MMEEEKEEATNNYNLEQNKNQNLNHPTKEETGFRSKGFGSGDRVKRDEWSEGAVSTLLEAYEAKWVLRNRAKLKGHDWEDVARHVSARANSTKSPKTSTQCKNKVESMKKRYRSESATAEHPSSWPLYSRLDLLLRGTGPLLSSPPPPPPPLTGVLAVPPSSAEPPQQSPPSEPLAVVQNSHGSNGVDHKLVKEDVLAEKCCEDVSRKNPLETDSSTPAVYSNKKEKRKKKVNDEKRRGRRRKEYMEIAESLRWLAEAMIRSEEGRMETMKEIERMRVEAEAKRGEMDLKRTEIIANTQLEIARIFATVNNKPLDSSLRIGRS; this comes from the exons ATGATGGAggaggagaaagaagaagcaaCCAACAACTACAACctagaacaaaacaaaaaccaaaacctTAACCACCCAACCAAGGAAGAAACTGGTTTTAGATCAAAGGGTTTTGGAAGTGGTGACAGAGTGAAGAGAGATGAATGGAGTGAAGGAGCAGTGTCAACCCTTCTTGAAGCCTATGAAGCCAAATGGGTCCTCAGAAACAGAGCCAAACTCAAGGGCCATGACTGGGAGGACGTCGCTCGCCACGTGTCAGCACGTGCCAACTCCACCAAGTCACCCAAAACCTCCACACAGTGCAAGAACAAGGTGGAGTCCATGAAGAAGAGGTACAGATCAGAGTCTGCAACTGCAGAACATCCCTCCTCCTGGCCTCTCTATTCGCGCCTCGATCTTCTTCTCAGGGGAACTGGCCCTCTCCTCTCCTCGCCTCCGCCGCCACCGCCGCCGCTCACGGGGGTGCTCGCGGTCCCACCCTCTTCCGCAGAACCGCCGCAACAGTCTCCGCCGTCAGAGCCACTTGCAGTTGTGCAGAACTCGCATGGATCCAATGGGGTTGATCATAAGCTTGTCAAG GAAGATGTGTTAGCAGAAAAGTGTTGTGAAGATGTATCTAGGAAGAATCCATTGGAGACAGATAGCAGCACTCCTGCAGTATACAGCAATAAGaaggaaaagaggaagaagaaggtgaatgatgagaagagaagagggagAAGAAGGAAAGAGTATATGGAGATAGCAGAAAGCTTAAGATGGTTAGCAGAAGCTATGATAAGGTCAGAAGAAGGAAGAATGGAGACaatgaaagagatagagagAATGAGAGTTGAAGCTGAAGCAAAGAGAGGGGAAATGGATCTCAAGAGAACTGAAATAATTGCCAACACACAGTTAGAGATTGCTAGAATCTTTGCTACTGTCAACAACAAACCTCTTGATTCTTCTCTAAGAATTGGAAGGAGTtaa